A stretch of the Nitratireductor thuwali genome encodes the following:
- a CDS encoding YqaA family protein, which produces MLRKLYDYTMSLASTRHAEKGLAGVSFIESSFFPIPPDVLLIPMVLAERAKWLRYAFVCTLASVAGALLGYVIGAFLYEAVGQPILAFYGKEDAFERVAEWYNRWGGWGVLFAAVTPFPYKVLTIFSGATGLSLPVFIIVSIIGRGLRFYFVAWLLFHFGPPIRGFIERNLGLLFTAFMVLLIGGFVAVRYAF; this is translated from the coding sequence ATGCGGAAAAGGGCCTGGCGGGCGTCTCCTTCATTGAAAGTTCGTTCTTTCCCATTCCGCCCGACGTTCTGCTCATTCCGATGGTGCTTGCCGAGCGGGCCAAATGGCTGCGCTACGCCTTCGTCTGCACGCTTGCCTCGGTTGCCGGCGCCCTGCTCGGCTATGTCATCGGCGCATTTCTCTACGAGGCCGTGGGCCAGCCGATCCTGGCATTCTACGGCAAGGAGGATGCGTTTGAGCGGGTCGCCGAATGGTATAACCGCTGGGGCGGCTGGGGCGTGCTGTTTGCCGCCGTGACGCCTTTTCCCTACAAGGTGCTGACGATATTTTCAGGCGCGACGGGCCTCAGCCTGCCTGTGTTCATCATCGTGTCGATCATTGGCCGCGGCCTGCGCTTCTATTTCGTTGCCTGGCTGCTTTTCCATTTCGGCCCGCCGATCCGCGGCTTCATCGAAAGAAATCTCGGCCTTCTTTTCACCGCCTTCATGGTTTTGCTCATCGGCGGGTTCGTTGCAGTACGCTACGCATTCTGA
- a CDS encoding disulfide bond formation protein B has translation MSITAPTGKFHKYIAALLAAGMAATVGTALAFEHIGGFIPCKLCLEQRIPYYIGIPLMLLALGSSVLKLPGVLTRGLLLAGALLMIWGLYLGVYHSGAEWGFWPGPTDCGAVAGPSTSGSLLDQLNAFVPPSCDEAAGRFLGLSFAGWNVVASAILATIALRGAFKR, from the coding sequence ATGTCGATTACCGCGCCCACCGGCAAGTTCCACAAGTACATCGCCGCGCTTCTCGCCGCCGGCATGGCCGCCACCGTGGGCACCGCTCTCGCTTTCGAGCACATCGGCGGGTTCATTCCGTGCAAGCTGTGCCTGGAACAGCGCATTCCCTACTATATCGGCATCCCCCTCATGCTGCTGGCGCTGGGCTCGTCGGTTCTCAAACTGCCCGGCGTGCTCACCCGGGGCCTGCTGCTCGCCGGCGCGCTGCTGATGATCTGGGGGCTTTATCTCGGCGTCTATCATTCCGGCGCCGAATGGGGCTTCTGGCCGGGACCCACCGATTGCGGAGCGGTCGCCGGCCCTTCCACTAGCGGCAGCCTGCTGGACCAGCTCAATGCCTTCGTTCCGCCTTCATGCGACGAGGCCGCTGGTCGCTTCCTCGGCCTTTCCTTCGCCGGCTGGAATGTGGTCGCAAGCGCCATACTGGCCACGATCGCATTGCGCGGTGCGTTCAAGCGCTGA
- a CDS encoding HNH endonuclease: protein MTIAVSPDGMPALVLNADYRPLSYYPLSLWSWQDAIKAVFLDRVNIVAEYEHAVSSPSFSMRVPSVVSLKSYVKPSRYPAFTRFNVFLRDRFECQYCGTREDLTFDHVVPRRLGGITSWENVVAACSPCNLKKGGAMPAKARMWPQQKPFRPTVHDLHNNGRLFPPNYLHESWMDYLYWDVELEP, encoded by the coding sequence GTGACGATCGCTGTTTCGCCGGACGGGATGCCCGCTCTGGTGTTGAATGCGGACTATCGTCCGCTCAGCTATTATCCCCTGTCGCTGTGGTCGTGGCAGGATGCGATCAAAGCCGTGTTCCTCGACCGGGTGAACATCGTTGCCGAGTATGAGCATGCAGTCTCCTCGCCGTCCTTTTCGATGCGGGTTCCCAGCGTCGTCAGCCTGAAATCCTATGTGAAGCCTTCGCGTTATCCTGCGTTCACGCGGTTCAACGTCTTCCTGCGCGACCGCTTCGAGTGCCAGTACTGCGGAACCCGGGAGGATCTGACCTTCGATCACGTGGTGCCGCGGCGCCTGGGCGGGATCACGTCGTGGGAGAACGTGGTGGCAGCCTGCTCGCCCTGCAACCTCAAGAAGGGGGGCGCCATGCCAGCCAAGGCGAGGATGTGGCCGCAGCAGAAGCCGTTCCGGCCGACGGTCCACGACCTGCATAACAATGGCCGCCTTTTCCCGCCGAACTATCTGCACGAAAGCTGGATGGACTATCTCTACTGGGATGTCGAACTGGAGCCGTGA
- a CDS encoding DNA-3-methyladenine glycosylase family protein: MQRIETLDDMALGLEALVALDGRLAAVRRAAGDIPLRRTAPGFASLASIIVSQQVSRASADAIFGRLCRLIDPLTAQNLIAAGEEPLVEAGLSRGKQRAITGLAEQVAGEAIDLEGLCALQAEEAIALMTALPGVGPWTAQVYLLISAGHADVFPAGDVALQAAVAQALGWEVRPDASRLALEAESWRPWRSVAARLFWAYYREMRGREALTVG; this comes from the coding sequence ATGCAGCGCATCGAAACCCTCGACGATATGGCCCTCGGGCTTGAAGCCCTGGTGGCGCTGGACGGGCGCCTTGCCGCCGTGCGCCGCGCCGCCGGCGACATTCCGCTCAGGCGAACGGCGCCGGGCTTTGCCAGCCTTGCGTCCATCATCGTGTCGCAGCAGGTATCGCGGGCGAGCGCCGACGCCATCTTCGGCAGGCTGTGCCGGCTGATCGATCCGCTGACGGCGCAAAATCTTATCGCCGCCGGTGAGGAGCCGCTTGTCGAGGCCGGCCTTTCGCGGGGCAAACAGCGGGCGATAACGGGCTTGGCCGAGCAGGTCGCCGGCGAGGCGATCGACCTGGAAGGGCTTTGCGCGCTGCAAGCCGAGGAGGCGATCGCGCTGATGACGGCGCTGCCCGGCGTCGGGCCGTGGACGGCTCAGGTCTATCTGCTCATCTCGGCAGGCCATGCCGATGTCTTTCCGGCTGGCGATGTGGCGCTCCAGGCAGCAGTGGCGCAAGCGCTTGGTTGGGAGGTACGGCCCGACGCGAGCCGGCTCGCGCTGGAGGCCGAATCATGGCGCCCCTGGCGCTCTGTGGCGGCGCGTCTTTTTTGGGCTTATTACCGGGAAATGAGGGGTCGCGAGGCGCTGACGGTGGGCTGA
- the gluQRS gene encoding tRNA glutamyl-Q(34) synthetase GluQRS, translating to MTVPVFRFAPSSNGALHLGHAYSAMLNHRLAREAGGRFLLRIEDIDTSRCSPELEQAIYRDLEWLGIEWELPVRRQSDHFEDYRAALDRLEDAGLVYPSFMTRGEVRAFIAEAAAEGKPWPRDPDGAPLFPSIDRERAPSERKRLAAEGLPFAWRLDMESACTALGHGVDWDEEGAGPCGETGRVRADPRAWGDVVLARKETPTSYHLAVTVDDALQGITHVVRGRDLFFATAVHRLLQELMGLPVPRYYHHALMLGADGRKLSKSEGDTGIAALRKAGATPADIARMVGLDNPL from the coding sequence ATGACAGTTCCTGTCTTCCGCTTCGCGCCAAGCTCGAACGGTGCGCTTCATCTCGGCCATGCCTATTCGGCCATGCTCAACCACCGGCTGGCGCGCGAGGCGGGCGGGCGTTTTCTCCTGCGCATCGAGGACATCGACACGAGCCGGTGCTCGCCGGAGCTGGAACAGGCGATCTACCGCGATCTCGAATGGCTGGGCATCGAATGGGAACTGCCGGTGCGCCGCCAGTCGGATCATTTCGAGGACTACCGGGCAGCGCTCGACCGGCTGGAAGACGCCGGCCTTGTCTACCCCTCCTTCATGACACGCGGCGAAGTGCGTGCGTTCATCGCCGAGGCGGCGGCGGAGGGCAAGCCGTGGCCGCGCGATCCCGACGGGGCGCCGCTCTTCCCTTCCATAGACCGCGAGCGGGCACCGTCCGAGCGAAAGCGGCTCGCCGCCGAGGGCCTGCCCTTCGCTTGGCGATTGGACATGGAAAGCGCCTGCACAGCTCTCGGCCACGGCGTCGACTGGGACGAGGAAGGCGCGGGACCGTGCGGCGAGACCGGACGCGTCCGCGCCGACCCCCGCGCATGGGGCGACGTGGTCCTCGCCCGCAAGGAAACGCCCACCAGCTACCATCTGGCCGTCACCGTGGACGATGCGCTGCAGGGCATTACCCATGTCGTGCGAGGCCGCGATCTTTTCTTCGCAACCGCCGTCCACCGCCTTCTGCAGGAACTGATGGGCCTGCCCGTGCCCCGCTATTATCATCATGCGCTGATGCTGGGCGCGGATGGCCGGAAGCTGTCGAAGTCTGAGGGCGATACGGGCATCGCGGCCCTGCGTAAGGCTGGCGCGACGCCGGCGGACATTGCAAGAATG